A section of the Triplophysa dalaica isolate WHDGS20190420 chromosome 8, ASM1584641v1, whole genome shotgun sequence genome encodes:
- the LOC130427578 gene encoding gamma-crystallin M2-like: MKLTLNFEFQVTFYEERNFQGRSYECMGDCSDMSSYLSRCHSCRVESGCWMMYDNPNYMGNQYFFKRGEYSDYMSMFGMGSSIRSCRTIPMHRGSYKMRVYERENFGGQMYDMTDDCDSIMDRYRMSHCQSCHVMDGHWLMYEQPHYRGKMWWFKPGEYRNFSNMGGNRFMSMRRIMDSWY, encoded by the exons ATGAAG CTAACCCTTAACTTTGAATTTCAGGTCACCTTCTATGAGGAGAGAAACTTCCAGGGTCGCTCTTATGAGTGTATGGGCGACTGTTCTGACATGTCCTCCTATCTGAGCCGCTGTCACTCCTGTAGAGTTGAGAGCGGATGCTGGATGATGTACGATAATCCCAACTACATGGGAAACCAGTATTTTTTTAAGAGGGGCGAGTACTCTGACTACATGTCTATGTTTGGAATGGGCAGCAGTATCAGATCCTGCCGTACGATCCCCATG CACAGGGGATCCTACAAAATGAGGGTCTACGAGAGGGAGAACTTTGGAGGTCAGATGTATGATATGACAGACGACTGTGACAGCATCATGGACCGCTACCGCATGTCTCACTGCCAGTCCTGTCATGTGATGGACGGTCACTGGCTCATGTATGAGCAGCCCCACTACAGAGGAAAAATGTGGTGGTTCAAACCTGGAGAGTACAGGAACTTCAGTAATATGGGTGGAAATAGATTCATGAGCATGAGGCGTATCATGGATTCCTGGTACTAA
- the LOC130427857 gene encoding gamma-crystallin M2-like, which produces MAMSGQVTFYEDRNFQGRSYECMGDCSDMSSYLSRCHSCRVESGCWMMYDNPNYMGNQYFFKRGEYSDYMSMFGMGSSIRSCRTIPMHRGSYKMRVYERENFGGQMYDMTDDCDSIMDRYRMSHCQSCHVMDGHWLMYEQPHYRGKMWWFKPGEYRNFSNMGGNRFMSMRRIMDSWY; this is translated from the exons ATGGCGATGTCAGGTCAG GTCACTTTCTATGAGGACAGAAACTTCCAGGGTCGCTCTTATGAATGTATGGGCGACTGTTCTGACATGTCCTCCTATCTGAGCCGCTGTCACTCCTGTAGAGTTGAGAGTGGATGCTGGATGATGTACGATAATCCCAACTACATGGGAAACCAGTATTTCTTTAAGAGGGGCGAGTACTCTGACTACATGTCTATGTTTGGAATGGGCAGCAGTATCAGATCCTGCCGTACGATCCCCATG CACAGGGGATCCTACAAAATGAGGGTCTACGAGAGGGAGAACTTTGGAGGTCAGATGTATGATATGACAGACGACTGTGACAGCATCATGGACCGCTACCGCATGTCTCACTGTCAATCCTGTCATGTGATGGACGGTCACTGGCTCATGTATGAGCAGCCCCACTACAGAGGAAAAATGTGGTGGTTCAAACCTGGAGAGTACAGGAACTTCAGTAATATGGGTGGAAATAGATTCATGAGCATGAGGCGTATCATGGATTCCTGGTACTAA
- the LOC130427856 gene encoding gamma-crystallin M2-like, which translates to MKVTFYEDRNFQGRSYDCMGDCSDMSSYLSRCHSCRVESGCWMMYDNPNYMGNQYFFKRGEYSDYMSMFGMGSSIRSCRTIPMHRGSYKMRVYERENFGGQMYDMMDDCDSIMDRYRMSHCQSCHVMDGHWLMYEQPHYRGKMWWFKPGEYRNFSNMGGNRFMSMRRIMDSWY; encoded by the exons ATGAAG GTCACTTTCTATGAGGACAGAAACTTCCAGGGTCGCTCTTATGACTGTATGGGCGACTGTTCTGACATGTCCTCCTATCTGAGCCGCTGTCACTCCTGTAGAGTTGAGAGTGGATGCTGGATGATGTACGATAATCCCAACTACATGGGAAACCAGTATTTCTTTAAGAGGGGCGAGTACTCTGACTACATGTCTATGTTTGGAATGGGCAGCAGTATCAGATCCTGCCGTACGATCCCCATG CACAGGGGATCCTACAAAATGAGGGTCTACGAGAGGGAGAACTTTGGAGGTCAGATGTATGATATGATGGACGACTGTGACAGCATCATGGACCGCTACCGCATGTCTCACTGTCAATCCTGTCATGTGATGGACGGTCACTGGCTCATGTATGAGCAGCCCCACTACAGAGGAAAAATGTGGTGGTTCAAACCTGGAGAGTACAGGAACTTCAGTAATATGGGTGGAAATAGATTCATGAGCATGAGGCGTATCATGGATTCCTGGTACTAA
- the LOC130427867 gene encoding gamma-crystallin M2-like, with protein MGDCSDMSSYLSRCHSCRVESGCWMMYDHPNYMGNQYFFKRGEYADYMSMFGMSNWTRSCRMIPMHRGSYRMKIYERENFGGQMHEMMDDCDSCMDRYRMSHCQSCHVMDGHWLMYEQPHYRGKMSYF; from the exons ATGGGCGACTGTTCTGACATGTCCTCCTATCTGAGCCGCTGTCACTCCTGTAGGGTGGAGAGCGGATGCTGGATGATGTACGATCATCCCAACTACATGGGAAACCAGTATTTCTTTAAGAGGGGCGAGTACGCTGACTACATGTCTATGTTTGGAATGAGCAACTGGACCAGATCCTGCCGCATGATCCCAATG CACAGGGGATCCTATAGAATGAAGATCTATGAGAGGGAGAACTTTGGAGGACAGATGCATGAGATGATGGATGACTGTGACTCCTGCATGGACCGCTACCGCATGTCTCACTGTCAGTCCTGTCATGTGATGGACGGTCACTGGCTCATGTATGAGCAGCCCCACTACAGAGGCAAAATGTCGTACTTCTGA
- the LOC130427860 gene encoding gamma-crystallin M2-like — MNLGIVTFYEDRNFQGRSYECMGDCSDMSSYLSRCHSCRVESGCWMMYDHPNYMGNQYFFKRGEYADYMSMFGMSNWTRSCRMIPMHRGSYRMKIYERENFGGQMHEMMDDCDSCMDRYRMSHCQSCHVMDGHWLMYEQPHYRGRMWWFRPGEYRNFSNMGGMRFMSMRRIMDSWY; from the exons ATGAATCTCGGGATC GTCACCTTCTATGAGGACAGGAACTTCCAGGGTCGCTCTTATGAGTGTATGGGCGACTGTTCTGACATGTCCTCCTATCTGAGCCGCTGTCACTCCTGTAGGGTGGAGAGCGGATGCTGGATGATGTACGATCATCCCAACTACATGGGAAACCAGTATTTCTTTAAGAGGGGCGAGTACGCTGACTACATGTCTATGTTTGGAATGAGCAACTGGACCAGATCCTGCCGTATGATCCCCATG CACAGGGGATCCTATAGAATGAAGATCTATGAGAGGGAGAACTTTGGAGGACAGATGCATGAGATGATGGATGACTGTGACTCCTGCATGGACCGCTACCGCATGTCTCACTGTCAGTCCTGTCATGTGATGGACGGTCACTGGCTCATGTATGAGCAGCCCCACTACAGAGGCAGAATGTGGTGGTTCAGACCTGGAGAGTACAGGAATTTCAGCAATATGGGTGGCATGAGATTCATGAGCATGAGGCGTATCATGGATTCCTGGTATTAG